From a single Aspergillus puulaauensis MK2 DNA, chromosome 2, nearly complete sequence genomic region:
- the GEF1 gene encoding chloride channel protein (COG:P;~EggNog:ENOG410PH9R;~InterPro:IPR001807,IPR014743,IPR000644;~PFAM:PF00654,PF00571;~TransMembrane:12 (i107-128o170-188i209-235o247-263i275-299o311-328i349-368o388-409i440-461o467-491i516-539o545-562i);~go_component: GO:0016020 - membrane [Evidence IEA];~go_function: GO:0005247 - voltage-gated chloride channel activity [Evidence IEA];~go_process: GO:0006821 - chloride transport [Evidence IEA];~go_process: GO:0055085 - transmembrane transport [Evidence IEA]) — translation MPTPLSPISSPSDPPENRLQRRFSGLSASSQAPRSPTDNNGQAPVITEEISEIKRYEDFTTIDWVQDAVHEQARRRVKRQEGFGFWEKEGAFKWRQKVRESYDAGQAWLVITIVGAAIGLISAVLNIITEWLSDVKLGYCTSAFYLNESFCCWGAEEGCPEWRSWTSYWIVNYVLYIFYAVLFSFIAAKLVKSFAPYAAGSGISEIKCIIAGFVMKGFLGGWTLLIKSIALPLAIASGLSVGKEGPSVHFAVCAGNVISRFFTKYKRSASKTREVLTATAAAGVAVAFGSPIGGVLFSLEEMASYFPLKTLWRSYFCALVATGVLSVMNPFRTGQLVMFQVQYDRTWHFFELLFFVIIAVFGGLYGALVIKWNLRVQAFRKKYLSQHAVVESVVLAAITAVICFPNVFLKINMTEMMEVLFQECEGEHDYHGLCQSKYRWSTVASLATATVLRILLVIISYGCKVPAGIFVPSMAVGASFGRMVGIMVQALHESFPDSKFFSACEPDVPCITPGTYAFLGAGAALSGIMHLTISVTVIMFELTGALTYILPTMIVVGVTKAVSDRFSNGGIADRMIWANGFPFLDNKEDHVFNVPVSHAMTSDPLSLPASGFPLREAEHLLSDNKFQGFPIVEDRSSKTLVGYIGRTELGYAIKRARMEGMMSPNAQCVFTKEAAEASVARRASRTHLAPDTFDNIQSSSGSNFVDFSRYVDHTPLTVHPRLPLETVMEIFKKMGPRVILVEHRGRVTGLVTVKDCLKYQFKVEAEEQALAATQQAELPLGAYQHARDANTLEERIWNFMQNIGSKFSKMSGRPRDARPIPQEDRSPSTTLAGTEDDDADDGMVELEERH, via the exons ATGCCTACCCCATTGTCCCCCatttcctccccctccgacCCGCCTGAGAACCGCCTCCAAAGGCGGTTCTCGGGCTTATCGGCCTCGTCACAAGCTCCACGTTCGCCCACCGACAATAATGGCCAGGCTCCGGTGATCACAGAAGAGATTAGTGAGATCAAGCGATACGAAGATTTTACGACCATCGACTGGGTCCAGGATGCGGTACACGAGCAAGCGCGACGGCGGGTTAAGCGGCAGGAGGGCTTCGGTTTctgggagaaagagggcgCATTTAAATGGAGACAGAAAGTACGGGAATCTTACGACGCTGGACAAGCATGGCTTGTCATCACAATAGTTGGGGCAGCCATTGGGTTGATATCAGCCGTGTTGAATATTATTACCGAGTGGTTGTCGGATGTCAAGTTGGGCTACTGCACAAGCGCGTTTTATCTTAACGAATCGTTCTGTTGCTGGGGAGCGGAGGAAG GTTGCCCTGAGTGGAGAAGCTGGACTTCTTACTGGATCGTGAACTACGTCCTATACATTTTCTATGCG GTTTTATTCTCGTTTATAGCTGCGAAGCTAGTCAAATCATTCGCACCTTATGCCGCGGGCTCAGGTATCTCAGAGATAAAATGTATCATTGCGGGATTCGTTATGAAAGGCTTTTTGGGTGGGTGGACACTATTGATCAAATCAATTGCCCTCCCGCTGGCCATCGCGTCCGGACTGTCGGTAGGTAAAGAAGGGCCAAGCGTTCACTTTGCTGTCTGCGCAGGAAACGTCATCTCGCGGTTTTTCACCAAATACAAGCGGAGCGCATCGAAGACCAGAGAGGTTCTGACAGCAACTGCGGCagctggtgttgctgttgcattTGGAAGTCCGATTGGTGGTGTACTATTCTCTCTTGAG GAAATGGCGTCTTATTTCCCACTGAAAACTTTATGGCGGAGCTATTTCTGTGCCCTGGTTGCGACTGGGGTACTGTCC GTGATGAACCCTTTCAGAACTGGACAACTTGTGATGTTTCAAGTTCAGTATGACCGGACGTGGCATTTCTTCGAGTTGCTATTTTTCGTCATTATTGCTGTCTTTGGTGGATTGTATGGAGCGCTGGTGATCAAGTGGAATCTCCGCGTTCAAGCATTCAGGAAGAAATACCTCTCCCAGCATGCTGTGGTTGAATCTGTTGTCTTAGCCGCGATCACGGCAGTGATCTGTTTCCCGAATGTGTTCTTGAAAATCAACATGACAGAAATGATGGAAGTCCTGTTCCAGGAATGCGAAGGAGAACATGACTATCACGGACTTTGCCA GTCCAAATATCGTTGGTCAACAGTTGCGTCCCTAGCTACTGCGACGGTTTTGCGGATATTACTCGTGATAATATCCTATGGCTGCAAGGTACCCGCTGGGATCTTTGTTCCGTCAATGGCGGTTGGGGCATCGTTCGGTCGCATGGTCGGTATCATGGTCCAAGCACTACATGAATCTTTTCCAGATTCGAAGTTTTTTTCAGCTTGCGAACCTGATGTTCCTTGTATTACTCCGGGAACGTACGCATTCCTAGGTGCGGGTGCGGCTCTGAGTGGAATAATGCACTTGACTATTTCGGTGACCGTCATAATGTTCGAATTGACTGGGGCTTTAACCTATATCCTTCCCACCATG ATCGTGGTTGGTGTGACGAAGGCTGTCAGTGATCGCTTCTCAAACGGCGGTATAGCTGACCGCATGATTTGGGCCAACGGGTTTCCATTCCTTGATAATAAGGAAGATCACGTTTTCAATGTTCCCGTTTCACACGCCATGACAAGCgatcctctttctcttccggCATCTGGTTTCCCCCTGCGCGAAGCAGAACATCTTCTGAGCGATAACAAATTTCAGGGTTTCCCGATTGTTGAAGACCGCTCAAGCAAAACCCTGGTCGGCTATATTGGCCGTACAGAGCTGGGTTATGCCATTAAGCGAGCTAGGATGGAAGGCATGATGTCGCCCAACGCTCAATGTGTATTCACAAAGGAAGCAGCGGAGGCTTCAGTGGCTCGTCGCGCCTCGCGCACACATTTAGCCCCAGATACCTTTGACAATATCCAAAGCAGCTCCGGGTCCAATTTTGTGGACTTTAGCCGATATGTCGACCACACTCCACTAACTGTCCACCCCCGACTACCATTAGAGACCGTTATGGAGATTTTCAAGAAAATGGGTCCACGTGTTATTCTGGTAGAACACCGTGGGCGAGTTACTGGGCTCGTCACGGTCAAGGACTGCCTTAAGTACCAGTTTAAGGTAGAGGCCGAGGAGCAAGCACTGGCGGCGACACAGCAAGCGGAGCTTCCTCTGGGAGCGTACCAACACGCGAGGGACGCCAATACGTTAGAAGAACGTATTTGGAACTTTATGCAGAATATTGGATCCAAGTTCTCCAAGATGTCGGGACGGCCACGAGATGCCAGGCCTATCCCGCAAGAGGATCGATCTCCATCTACCACATTGGCCGGgacagaagacgacgatgcaGACGATGGCATGGTCGAGTTGGAAGAGAGACATTAG
- a CDS encoding uncharacterized protein (COG:S;~EggNog:ENOG410PPW8;~InterPro:IPR039632;~TransMembrane:4 (i12-32o60-85i97-117o123-141i)) → MVQQTTQPQPKSRWIILAVASGAFAALNGLFAKLTTDEQTTSFADAILSIFGAGVDDHPFLLLVVRGICLGLNVLCNVIMWTLFTRALTAAPSTTKVSITNTSANFLVTAFLGMVVFQEKVAGLWWLGAAMLAAGGILVGMREESA, encoded by the exons atggTCCAGCAAAcaacccagccccagcctaAATCCCGCTGGATCATTCTCGCCGTCGCCTCCGGCGCATTCGCCGCGCTGAACGGTCTTTTCGCTAAACT TACCACAGATGAGCAAACGACCTCTTTTGCAGATGCAATCCTGTCTATTTTTGGCGCGGGCGTCGATGACCatccgtttcttcttcttgttgtgAGGGGG ATTTGTCTGGGCCTAAATGTTCTCTGCAACGTAATAATGTGGACGTTGTTCACGCGAGCTCTGACAGCGGCACCGTCAACAACCAAGGTGTCGATTACGAATACGTCGGCTAACTTCCTCGTCACGGCATTTTTGGGAATGGTCGTGTTCCAGGAGAAAGTCGCTGGGCTATGGTGGCTGGGTGCGGCGATGCTGGCCGCTGGGGGGATTCTTGTTGGGATGAGGGAGGAGTCAGCGTAA
- a CDS encoding pyridoxamine-phosphate oxidase PDX3 (BUSCO:EOG09264ZXA;~COG:H;~EggNog:ENOG410PP4Z;~InterPro:IPR000659,IPR019740,IPR019576;~PFAM:PF10590;~go_function: GO:0004733 - pyridoxamine-phosphate oxidase activity [Evidence IEA];~go_function: GO:0010181 - FMN binding [Evidence IEA];~go_function: GO:0016638 - oxidoreductase activity, acting on the CH-NH2 group of donors [Evidence IEA];~go_process: GO:0008615 - pyridoxine biosynthetic process [Evidence IEA];~go_process: GO:0055114 - oxidation-reduction process [Evidence IEA]), with the protein MSHHRLHTPARSLLRLSLPRRNYRISRSYLSAMDSTNPQQKRPKKLIFAPGDIEAASESQTPKQSEPVTTASALPARLLAEALRADTMTPHTALDNKVVSNPARAHQFVRNPPLTVSQLHPTNPLYQFHAWFRDPRLELSSAPETCTLATASLPSGRVSARVVYLKELDERGWAVYSNWGSREGKGGQVFGSGGSDNADSSVPEAMPVLSGVDEPLVQDLGLQQQGNKWAALTFCWPVLERQVRIEGMVEPLSREESEMYWRTRERGSQIGAWASWQSKVLWSAEPDSLVSRRRKSFGPGEDSIVYPEIPHDINETDIDDGRDLLEKRVQEMEARFSDTKEIPLPPFWGGVRLIPESVEFWQGRRSRLHDRFRYVRIHGTDESSYEWRIERLSP; encoded by the exons ATGAGTCACCATCGACTGCACACTCCCGCTAGGTCCCTTCTACGATTGTCCCTACCGCGTCGCAACTACCGCATCAGCCGATCCTACCTTTCGGCCATGGATTCTACAAACCCGCAGCAGAAGCGGCCAAAGAAGCTAATCT TCGCCCCCGGTGATATCGAAGCAGCCTCCGAGTCCCAAACCCCGAAACAATCCGAGCCCGTCACCACTGCGtcagccctcccagcccGACTTCTCGCAGAAGCTCTCCGAGCGGATACAATGACCCCTCATACAGCCCTGGATAACAAAGTCGTCTCCAATCCTGCGCGTGCGCACCAGTTCGTGCGCAATCCCCCACTCACAGTCTCCCAATTGCACCCGACGAACCCTCTATACCAGTTCCATGCTTGGTTTCGTGACCCTCGATTAGAGctctcgtcggcgccggagACGTGCACGCTTGCCACGGCGTCTCTCCCATCGGGCCGTGTGAGTGCTCGTGTTGTATATCTTAAGGAGTTGGATGAGAGAGGTTGGGCGGTGTATAGCAACTGGGGGAGTCGGGAGGGGAAAGGTGGGCAGGTTTTCGGGTCTGGTGGGAGCGATAATGCCGACAGCAGTGTTCCCGAAGCGATGCCTGTTTTATCGGGTGTGGATGAGCCGCTGGTTCAAGATTTGGGGCTACAGCAGCAAGGGAACAAATGGGCTGCACTGACATTCTGCTGGCCAGTGTTGGAGCGCCAAGTCCGCATTGAAGGGATGGTTGAGCCATTGAGCCGCGAGGAAAGCGAGATGTATTGGCGGACGAGGGAACGCGGGAGCCAGATCGGGGCCTGGGCTAGCTGGCAGAGCAAGGTACTTTGGTCTGCTGAGCCTGATAGTCTTGTGAGCCGGCGACGAAAGAGTTTTGGACCCGGGGAGGATTCGATCGTTTATCCTGAGATCCCCCACGACATTAATGAGACGGATATTGACGATGGACGTGACCTATTGGAGAAAAGGGTGCAAGAGATGGAGGCGCGGTTTTCCGATACAAAGGAAATCCCTCTACCTCCATTTTGGGGAGGCGTGCGTTTGATTCCGGAGTCAGTGGAGTTTTGGCAGGGTCGTCGCAGTCGACTACATGATCGATTCCGCTACGTGCGGATACATGGCACGGACGAGTCGTCGTATGAATGGCGGATTGAGCGTCTTTCACCATGA